In Penaeus vannamei isolate JL-2024 chromosome 4, ASM4276789v1, whole genome shotgun sequence, a single window of DNA contains:
- the LOC113823074 gene encoding uncharacterized protein, with product MALLLCLAASCLALGAAAPLVSQPPPRAWSLDSPSEVPPVPSFARDDRDEPLVRERRQTAGLNAESLALRHDSPVGEPFHDTHVRVDEGTNSLHYGGGVGAVLGKSPDGRHSVGAATYAQQSVFGGDTLSFSHPNLGVGVGYRYNGDKNSVALGANAESFAGGVTKKGASLNLEHRLNDRHSLFGGISRGKTDYNGLFSRTDTDANLGYRYNLNDRTSLSVTGTHRNSDFGPLGDSSGKSIFLRLNSKF from the exons ATGGCACTCCTCCTTTGCCTTGCTGCATCGTGCCTTGCTCTCGGGGCAGCGGCGCCTCTCGTCTCCCAGCCGCCACCTCGGGCCTGGTCGCTGGACAGCCCCTCCGAagtccctcccgtcccctccttcgCCCGGGACGACCGCGACGAGCCCCTCGTCAGGGAGCGGCGGCAGACGGCGGGCCTGAATGCCGAGAGTCTCGCCCTCAGACACGACAGTCCAGTTGGTGAG CCATTCCATGACACCCACGTAAGAGTGGACGAAGGAACCAATTCCTTGCACTACGGCGGCGGAGTCGGCGCTGTCCTCGGCAAGTCTCCCGATGGGCGACACTCCGTAGGTGCCGCGACGTACGCCCAGCAGTCGGTCTTCGGCGGTGACACTTT GTCGTTCTCTCATCCCAACCTCGGCGTAGGCGTCGGCTACAGGTACAACGGCGACAAAAATTCTGTCGCTCTCGGCGCCAATGCTGAGTCGTTCGCCGGAGG CGTCACTAAAAAGGGAGCTTCCCTGAACCTGGAACACCGACTCAATGACCGACACTCCCTCTTCGGCGGCATCTCTCGGGGCAAGACCGATTATAATGG ACTGTTTTCACGCACGGACACAGACGCCAACTTGGGTTACCGCTACAACCTCAACGACAGGACGTCCCTCAGCGTCACCGGAACGCATAGAAATTCTGATTTCGG TCCATTAGGAGACAGTTCTGGCAAATCCATCTTTCTGCGTCTAAACTCCAAATTCTGA
- the Ns3 gene encoding large subunit GTPase 1 homolog, with translation MGKKGAKGTGLGRSIIKDRFAGRQKAGSSLLHTSELEDGQEWNRINFMSITEQTDVDDFLATAELAGTEFQAEKLNIKFVPPSSKSGMLTEAEKKKIREAQDANKMHLRIPRRPHWNIMTTPEELAQAERDSFLEWRRSLVQLQEVEGLTLTPFEKNLEFWRQLWRVIERSDVVVQIVDARNPLLFRCEDLETYVKEVSKEKDNLLLVNKADFLTKAQRETWAKYFRENNIKAAFFSALSSQELDEIQEEEEDDNDERLLQDDEEESDEDDGNGLGQDQEELDSVEHKKNTHDSNIEECRRDLEDLSVKLKAEECSSSKSVDNAVEPVEDKIASSSCAIDTDFVTSDHLFSRTELIEMFRTIHTKKRVSEKAVTIGLVGYPNVGKSSTINCLLLEKKVSVSATPGKTKHFQTLYLTDNIILCDCPGLVFPGFVSTKQEMIISGILPIDQMRDEVPPVNLVASRIPRSVIENIYHITLPSPKEGEDPDRPPTCEELLNTYGFMRGFMTKHGRPDNPRTARVVLKDYMNGKLLYAHAPPNVSQEEYHKHTLTKVHKSGPSKPTPQQLKNMPYQARSEVVDQKFFEKQVASFHIKDTARRSGAQPAVRIAGNDGPKTKRQKNFKKKEKLRRRYAHLDE, from the exons ATGGGGAAGAAAGGTGCCAAAGGAACCGGCCTCGGCAGGAGTATCATCAAGGACAGATTTGCGGGCAGACAGAAAGCAGGATCTTCATTA ttgCATACTTCAGAATTAGAAGATGGACAGGAGTGGAACCGGATCAATTTCATGTCCATTACTGAGCAAACTGATGTGGACGATTTCCTAGCAACAGCTGAGTTGGCAGGTACTGAATTTCAG GCTGAAAAGCTCAATATAAAGTTTGTGCCTCCAAGTTCAAAGTCAGGAATGTTAActgaggcagaaaaaaagaaaatcagagaagcTCAAGACGCAAATAAGATGCATCTGAGAATCCCCAGAAG ACCACATTGGAACATAATGACAACTCCAGAAGAATTGGCTCAAGCAGAACGTGACAGTTTCCTAGAATGGAGGAGGAGTTTGGTGCAACTTCAAGAGGTGGAGGGGCTTACCCTTACTCCTTTTGAGAAGAATCTGGAGTTTTGGAGACAATTATGGAGAGTTATTGAGAGGAG TGATGTTGTAGTGCAGATCGTTGATGCTCGTAATCCATTACTTTTCCGCTGTGAGGATCTGGAAACTTACGTTAAAGAAGtgtcaaaagaaaaagataacctATTGTTGGTTAATAAGGCTGATTTTTTGACCAAAGCACAGAGAGAAACCTGGGCAAAGTATTTTAGAGAAAACAATATTAAAGCAGCATTCTTCTCAGCACTTAGCAGCCAAGAGCTAGATGAAatacaagaggaggaagaagatgacaatgatgaaagatTACttcaagatgatgaagaagaatcaGATGAAGATGATGGAAATGGATTAGGTCAAGATCAAGAGGAATTAGACTCAGTGgagcataaaaaaaatacacatgacTCCAACATTGAGGAGTGTAGAAGGGATCTTGAGGATCTTTCTGTGAAACTGAAGGCAGAGGAATGCTCATCTTCAAAATCTGTGGACAATGCAGTGGAACCAGTTGAAGATAAAATTGCATCCAGTTCTTGCGCCATAGACACTGACTTTGTTACATCAGATCATTTGTTCAGCCGGACTGAATTGATTGAGATGTTTAGAACAATTCATACAAAGAAGAGAGTGTCAGAAAAAGCAGTTACCATTGGTCTTGTAGGATACCCCAATGTAGGAAAAAGTTCAACTATAAATTGTCTCCTGCTAGAAAAGAAAGTTTCTGTTTCAGCCACACcaggaaaaacaaaacactttcag aCACTTTACCTGACAGACAACATCATCCTTTGCGACTGTCCAGGACTAGTGTTCCCAGGATTTGTGAGCACCAAGCAGGAAATGATAATCTCAGGAATTTTACCTATTGATCAG ATGAGAGACGAAGTCCCTCCAGTTAATCTTGTTGCAAGTCGCATCCCACGAAGTGTAATTGAAAATATCTATCACATCACTCTGCCCTCACCAAAAGAGGGGGAAGATCCTGACCGCCCACCTACGTGTGAAGAACTTCTGAACACTTATGGGT TTATGCGTGGATTCATGACCAAGCATGGCCGCCCTGATAATCCACGCACAGCCCGAGTTGTTCTTAAGGACTACATGAATGGCAAGCTTCTGTATGCTCATGCTCCACCTAATGTCTCACAGGAGGAGTACCACAAGCACACACTTACAAAG GTTCATAAATCAGGACCAAGTAAGCCAACCCCACAACAGCTAAAAAATATG cCCTACCAAGCCAGATCAGAGGTGGTAGACCAGAAATTCTTTGAAAAACAGGTTGCCTCTTTTCATATTAAAGATACAGCCAGAAGAAGTGGTGCACAACCAGCAGTGAG aaTTGCAGGTAATGATGGCCCTAAAACCAAGAGGCAAAAGAatttcaagaagaaagaaaaactacgTCGACGATACGCACATCTGGATGAATAA
- the LOC113823073 gene encoding uncharacterized protein → MSAGQKAKGLALNHSGNIGEAKRISDLTVDTGRQGLQVGAGVGSVIARSDDGRHSLGAGAYSNNVIGGGKMNSDPNVGAAVGYRFSGDSTSVAAAVHKQTFGKKGAEHGGSLGVEHRLNNHHSVSAGISQSKFDSLGDQFRKDTSLSAGYRFDINDRSSVSAAGHRTTYDFGSDRVTELGRTLGASHRFDDQHSLFGGLSQSRFEFPGGQSRTDNSSFMGYRFSINDTAALSATGHRTTSDFGGNMGRETSHGISLGFHKSF, encoded by the exons ATGTCTGCTGGTCAGAAGGCAAAGGGTCTCGCCCTAAACCACAGTGGCAACATTGGAGAG GCAAAACGTATCAGCGACCTGACAGTGGACACAGGCAGGCAAGGCTTACAAGTAGGTGCTGGTGTCGGTAGTGTGATTGCTCGCTCCGACGACGGCCGACATTCGTTGGGAGCCGGTGCATACAGCAATAATGTCATCGGCGGAGGGAA AATGAACAGTGATCCTAATGTCGGTGCAGCTGTTGGCTACAGGTTTTCCGGGGACAGCACCTCAGTTGCAGCCGCTGTGCATAAGCAAACCTTTGGCAAAAA AGGGGCTGAGCATGGTGGTTCACTTGGCGTGGAACATCGACTGAACAACCACCACTCTGTATCCGCTGGGATTTCACAAAGTAAATTTGATTCCCTTGG GGACCAGTTCCGGAAGGACACCAGTCTCAGTGCCGGCTATCGCTTCGACATCAATGACAGGTCCTCCGTCAGCGCCGCCGGCCACCGGACGACCTACGACTTTGG ttcagacagagtgacagagctTGGCAGGACCCTCGGAGCGAGCCACCGCTTCGACGACCAGCACTCTCTCTTCGGCGGTCTCTCTCAAAGCAGATTCGAGTTCCCTGG AGGCCAGTCTCGGACGGACAACAGCTCCTTCATGGGTTATCGCTTCAGCATCAACGACACGGCCGCTCTCTCCGCCACTGGACACCGAACTACCTCGGACTTCGG aGGTAATATGGGTCGGGAGACCAGTCACGGAATTTCACTTGGCTTCCATAAAAGTTTCTGA